In Leifsonia sp. ZF2019, a genomic segment contains:
- a CDS encoding PucR family transcriptional regulator, with amino-acid sequence MNLQDVVDQLAMNLARSVVIDDLRYRPLVSSAQGDEIDELRASALLKRSTPEPVRAYLDELGVGDALRPVTVDLTRFGGKERLAVPVRDEGGPIAVLWLITGNLPPLRACDYAAIDSAVDLARAALNAGHRSEDCENRRAGVLRRLLDPDPATRTRALRDAGAAHLLPPRGGATLLAVRLDSGAQELERATFAKYGSSPRTTPLDLIDDQDGDLVFLTRGSPDDALPVLQERAEHLGLPILAIGSAQTTGAEDDLLPVAKDARTAVSIVAAVTSLGGYADIRKLGTWRLLSEITAGEAHLARYSPAAHALLVHSDPVHRETVETYLDAGGNVRAACERLHLHRTTLYYRLDNLPQVVREALDDGISRSALHLCLKLARFA; translated from the coding sequence GTGAATCTGCAGGATGTCGTCGACCAGCTCGCCATGAACCTGGCCCGGTCCGTGGTGATCGACGACCTGCGCTACCGACCGCTCGTCTCCTCGGCACAGGGCGACGAGATCGACGAGCTCCGCGCGTCAGCGCTGTTGAAGCGCTCCACCCCCGAACCGGTCCGCGCATATCTGGACGAGCTCGGCGTCGGAGATGCCCTGCGCCCGGTCACGGTCGACCTCACCCGATTCGGCGGAAAAGAGCGTCTCGCCGTCCCGGTCCGCGACGAGGGCGGCCCGATCGCCGTGCTGTGGCTCATCACCGGGAATCTGCCGCCGCTCCGGGCGTGCGACTATGCGGCGATCGACTCCGCGGTCGATCTCGCGCGCGCGGCGCTGAATGCCGGGCATCGGTCGGAGGACTGCGAGAACCGCCGTGCCGGAGTCCTGCGACGCCTGCTCGATCCGGACCCGGCGACCAGGACCCGCGCGCTCCGCGACGCCGGCGCCGCGCACCTCCTTCCCCCGCGCGGCGGCGCGACCCTCCTGGCCGTGCGGCTCGACTCCGGTGCGCAGGAGCTCGAGCGGGCCACGTTCGCGAAGTACGGCTCTTCGCCGCGCACGACGCCGCTCGATCTGATCGACGACCAGGACGGCGACCTCGTCTTCCTGACGAGAGGGTCTCCGGATGATGCGCTCCCGGTGCTCCAGGAGCGCGCCGAGCACCTCGGTCTCCCCATCCTCGCCATCGGCTCCGCGCAGACCACCGGCGCGGAGGACGATCTGCTCCCGGTCGCGAAGGACGCCCGGACGGCGGTCTCGATCGTCGCCGCGGTGACCTCCCTGGGCGGATATGCCGACATCCGGAAGCTCGGCACCTGGCGGTTGCTGTCCGAGATCACCGCCGGAGAGGCGCACCTCGCCCGCTACTCGCCCGCCGCGCACGCCCTGCTCGTCCACAGCGACCCCGTGCACAGGGAGACCGTCGAGACGTATCTGGACGCCGGCGGGAACGTCCGGGCGGCCTGCGAACGGCTCCACCTGCACCGGACGACCCTCTACTACCGACTGGACAATCTGCCGCAGGTCGTGCGGGAGGCGCTCGACGACGGCATCTCCCGCAGCGCCCTCCACCTGTGCCTCAAACTGGCACGGTTCGCGTGA
- a CDS encoding helix-turn-helix domain-containing protein codes for MQLPTDPTCVLVQMTATTHAEHAVYRRMGRHSFGHVGVAQIASVAQTVDSRMDEVPPQAMESTQFHFVHSGSLVVRLGESDHRFGVGDLAVYDASRPFSFVYPEEFRATIIQVPTVLLRAGGVLPEALNGRAVASGSRSRIALEGLLRGAVGGATPGADTGPTALSHRLVGAARAVLRDLDGDGPDRGVRHTDRLVEDAVDHIRREFADPALSAGTIALRLHVSLRTLFAAFEAEGQTVAGSIRSARLAAAERLLLTTDATVAETARAVGYTDVTAFIRVWRSHTGTTPARWRRLVR; via the coding sequence ATGCAGCTCCCGACCGATCCCACGTGCGTGCTCGTGCAGATGACGGCGACCACGCATGCCGAGCACGCGGTGTACCGCAGGATGGGCAGGCACTCGTTCGGCCATGTCGGGGTGGCCCAGATCGCCTCCGTCGCGCAGACGGTCGACTCCCGGATGGACGAGGTCCCGCCCCAGGCGATGGAGTCGACGCAGTTTCATTTCGTCCACTCCGGGAGCCTCGTCGTCCGTCTGGGCGAGAGCGACCACCGATTCGGCGTCGGCGACCTCGCCGTCTACGACGCGAGCCGTCCCTTCTCGTTCGTCTACCCGGAGGAGTTCCGAGCGACGATCATCCAAGTGCCGACCGTTCTGCTGCGGGCAGGCGGAGTGCTCCCGGAGGCGCTCAACGGCCGCGCGGTGGCCAGCGGCTCCCGGAGCAGGATCGCGCTCGAGGGGCTGCTGCGCGGCGCGGTCGGCGGGGCGACCCCGGGCGCCGACACCGGTCCCACCGCGCTCTCGCACCGGCTCGTCGGTGCTGCGCGAGCGGTGCTGCGCGATCTGGACGGCGACGGACCCGATCGGGGCGTCCGTCACACGGACCGTCTCGTCGAAGACGCCGTGGACCACATCCGGCGAGAATTCGCCGACCCTGCGCTCTCGGCCGGAACGATCGCCCTGCGCCTCCACGTCTCGCTCCGCACGCTCTTCGCCGCGTTCGAAGCCGAAGGGCAGACCGTCGCAGGCTCGATCCGGTCGGCACGGCTCGCCGCGGCGGAGCGGCTGCTCCTCACGACGGACGCCACCGTCGCCGAGACCGCCCGCGCAGTCGGCTACACCGATGTCACGGCCTTCATCCGGGTGTGGCGATCGCACACCGGGACGACGCCCGCGCGGTGGCGCCGCCTGGTGCGCTGA
- a CDS encoding helix-turn-helix transcriptional regulator translates to MSGSHAELGIYLRARRDALAPADAGLSADARRRVPGLRRQEVAVLAGISPEYYLRLEQGKDHQPSPQVLLALGRALRLDADATDYLFRLAGQTVPSRRPSAAGPSAPSDPDALDSVTTFLDQWTSAPAYVVDRNQDVLAVNTLARCFIPMAIAPGDNLIEAIVAGAEGSDAEPGAEARKPYWDGAIRSATANLRYHADIDDPRLQLLVASLSSRCKLFRDAWGSHEAHPQRRGEALVDIAPFGLIPFRWQTLEVPGGGQYLTTFFGDPGSPAAAAVEYLLAKDKVSRALGEAGERRPGPEEITEPEPGDG, encoded by the coding sequence ATGAGTGGCTCCCACGCCGAGCTGGGGATCTACCTGCGTGCCCGGCGCGACGCTCTCGCTCCCGCCGACGCGGGCCTCTCGGCGGACGCACGGAGACGCGTGCCCGGGCTGCGCCGTCAGGAAGTCGCCGTGCTGGCGGGGATCAGTCCCGAGTACTACCTGCGGCTGGAGCAGGGGAAGGACCACCAGCCCTCTCCGCAGGTGCTGCTCGCCTTGGGCAGGGCTCTCCGACTCGACGCGGACGCCACCGACTACCTGTTCCGGCTCGCGGGGCAGACCGTGCCCTCCCGCAGGCCGTCCGCGGCTGGCCCCTCGGCGCCATCCGACCCGGACGCGCTGGACAGTGTGACGACGTTCCTGGACCAGTGGACCTCGGCTCCCGCGTACGTCGTCGACCGCAACCAGGACGTCCTGGCGGTGAACACGCTGGCGCGATGCTTCATCCCGATGGCGATCGCTCCGGGCGACAATCTGATCGAGGCGATCGTCGCCGGCGCGGAGGGCTCCGACGCCGAACCGGGTGCCGAGGCGCGCAAGCCCTACTGGGATGGGGCGATCCGGTCCGCCACAGCGAACCTCCGCTACCACGCCGACATCGACGATCCACGGCTGCAGCTGCTCGTCGCCTCGCTCTCGTCACGGTGCAAGCTCTTCCGAGACGCCTGGGGGAGCCACGAGGCACATCCGCAACGCCGGGGCGAGGCGCTGGTCGATATCGCCCCGTTCGGGCTCATCCCGTTCCGCTGGCAGACGCTGGAGGTGCCGGGCGGCGGGCAGTACCTCACCACCTTCTTCGGCGACCCCGGCTCTCCCGCCGCAGCGGCCGTCGAGTATCTGCTGGCGAAGGACAAGGTGAGCCGCGCACTGGGCGAGGCCGGTGAACGGCGGCCGGGACCGGAGGAGATAACCGAGCCCGAGCCCGGCGACGGGTGA
- a CDS encoding alpha/beta hydrolase, translating to MAAPTIVLVHGAFADAASFAPVTRILLDQGRAVRVPAVPNRSLIGDSAYIRSVVEQIDGPVLLAGHSYGGAVITVAGAADNVVGLVYLSGYALDEGESLGQLQGGFPDSDLAANLVYTPFPVEDGEPGTDVSVKVDAFPDVFAAGIDRSVSEVLAASQRPLAALAFSEAAPVAAWKTKPGWGIVSAADHTINPDVERFGYQRAGLRSVVEIDAPHLVMRSHPEQVAAFIAAAADEVS from the coding sequence ATGGCCGCACCCACCATCGTCCTCGTCCACGGAGCCTTCGCCGACGCGGCGAGCTTCGCGCCCGTCACACGGATCCTGCTCGATCAGGGACGCGCTGTCCGGGTTCCGGCTGTGCCGAACCGCAGCCTCATCGGCGACTCCGCGTACATCCGCTCGGTCGTGGAGCAGATCGACGGCCCGGTGCTGCTCGCGGGCCACTCGTACGGTGGCGCGGTCATCACCGTGGCCGGCGCCGCCGACAACGTCGTCGGTCTGGTCTATCTCTCGGGCTACGCCCTCGACGAAGGGGAGAGCCTCGGCCAGCTGCAGGGCGGATTCCCGGACTCGGACCTCGCTGCGAACCTCGTCTACACGCCCTTCCCCGTCGAGGACGGCGAACCCGGCACAGACGTCTCGGTGAAGGTGGACGCCTTCCCGGACGTCTTCGCCGCGGGCATCGACCGTTCCGTCTCGGAGGTGCTGGCGGCCTCGCAGCGACCGCTGGCCGCCCTGGCCTTCAGCGAGGCCGCCCCGGTCGCCGCGTGGAAGACGAAGCCCGGCTGGGGGATCGTCTCGGCCGCGGACCACACGATCAACCCCGACGTCGAGCGCTTCGGCTACCAGCGGGCCGGTCTCCGGTCGGTGGTCGAGATCGACGCCCCTCACCTGGTGATGCGCTCGCACCCCGAACAGGTCGCGGCGTTCATCGCCGCCGCCGCCGACGAGGTGTCCTGA
- a CDS encoding alpha/beta hydrolase, with amino-acid sequence MATANPQGYALEPAALAFCEATVEPPFLYQLPPEQGRTMVDQVQDSEIAKPEVDDTWITVDGGPTGSVPVRIVKPVGATGALPVIVYTHGAGWVFGDAHTHDRLVRDLAVGTGAAVVFPEYTRSPDVHYPVANEQSYAAAKWVVEHGADRGLDGSRIAVAGDSVGGNMAIALTLMAKERGDVTFRGQVLFYPVTDAAFDDGSYREFADGYWLTRDAMRWYWDQYTTSADERAEITVSPLRASEEQLAGLPPALVINAECDVLRDEGEAYASKLRRAGVEVTGVRYEGIIHDFVMVNSLHDTPQARAAIAQAVSFLSGWLAE; translated from the coding sequence ATGGCGACCGCCAACCCCCAGGGATACGCCCTCGAGCCCGCCGCACTGGCCTTCTGCGAGGCCACCGTCGAGCCGCCGTTCCTGTACCAGCTTCCGCCCGAGCAGGGGAGGACGATGGTCGACCAGGTGCAGGACTCGGAGATCGCCAAGCCGGAGGTCGACGACACCTGGATCACCGTCGACGGCGGTCCCACCGGCTCGGTGCCCGTGCGCATCGTCAAGCCGGTGGGCGCGACCGGCGCCCTCCCCGTGATCGTCTACACCCACGGCGCCGGGTGGGTGTTCGGCGACGCGCACACGCACGACCGGCTGGTCCGCGACCTCGCGGTCGGCACGGGGGCGGCTGTGGTGTTCCCCGAGTACACGCGCTCGCCCGACGTCCACTACCCGGTTGCGAACGAGCAGTCCTATGCCGCCGCGAAATGGGTCGTCGAGCACGGCGCCGACAGAGGACTCGACGGAAGCCGCATCGCCGTCGCGGGAGACTCGGTCGGCGGCAACATGGCGATCGCGCTCACGCTGATGGCGAAGGAGCGCGGCGATGTGACCTTCCGCGGGCAGGTGCTGTTCTACCCCGTCACCGACGCCGCCTTCGACGACGGCTCCTACCGGGAGTTCGCCGACGGCTACTGGCTGACGCGCGACGCGATGCGCTGGTACTGGGATCAGTACACCACCAGCGCCGACGAGCGCGCCGAGATCACCGTCTCACCCCTCCGGGCGAGCGAAGAGCAGCTGGCGGGACTGCCGCCCGCGCTGGTCATCAATGCCGAGTGCGATGTGCTGCGCGACGAGGGGGAGGCCTATGCGTCCAAGCTCCGCCGGGCGGGCGTCGAGGTGACCGGAGTGCGATACGAAGGAATCATCCACGACTTCGTGATGGTGAACAGCCTGCACGACACCCCTCAGGCCCGGGCGGCGATCGCGCAGGCGGTCTCCTTCCTCTCCGGCTGGCTCGCCGAATGA
- a CDS encoding MaoC family dehydratase, with protein MSADGGSGGFDPLDFAIVEPRTFEQLRIGEVFRAPSRTLTDAHASAFQAVSADNHPVHYDAVWAAAHGHSAPVVHGLQVLAFTAPGATLFPQEIGEVFIAFTGLSARFLGEVHAGDTLYSQLEITGLTPEGANGVVTAAVTVHNQRSELVLAGEHTYVLRRTPEAEPPR; from the coding sequence ATGAGCGCGGACGGCGGGAGCGGCGGCTTCGACCCGCTGGACTTCGCGATCGTCGAGCCGCGGACGTTCGAGCAGCTGCGCATCGGGGAGGTGTTCCGTGCCCCGAGCCGGACCCTGACGGATGCGCACGCGTCCGCGTTCCAGGCGGTCTCCGCGGACAACCACCCCGTGCACTACGACGCGGTGTGGGCGGCGGCCCACGGCCACAGCGCCCCCGTCGTGCACGGTCTGCAGGTGCTGGCGTTCACGGCCCCCGGCGCGACGCTGTTCCCGCAGGAGATCGGCGAGGTGTTCATCGCCTTCACGGGTCTCTCCGCACGCTTCCTCGGCGAGGTCCACGCCGGTGACACGCTCTACTCGCAGCTGGAGATCACCGGGCTCACCCCGGAGGGCGCGAACGGCGTGGTCACCGCAGCCGTCACCGTGCACAACCAGCGGTCGGAACTGGTGCTGGCCGGCGAGCACACCTACGTGCTGAGGCGCACCCCCGAGGCGGAGCCGCCGCGGTGA
- a CDS encoding acetamidase/formamidase family protein translates to MSVAELRSTRATVRSGYLDPTAPAAVQIEPGDTVRYLDTWTHWGNEAVYGMSFADREPLRHRYPKGPYSMVGPVEIAGAAPGDVVECAVLDLRTIDWGWNSFPHGVGALPDDFAEPYVHYFRFDDARTGTDYTHGVRLPLRPMIGVLGVEPGGDEVSAITAGPWGGNLVLPELGVGASVFLPVRRPRARVWLGDIHARQAEGVVDQTGIETAAERIDIRYALHRRVPLDAPLVETATHWVRFGFADSLDDALVACLRGTIAWLAAVTDLSPSEAYALCSMAVDFRVTQYANQTASAYSATPPKTVHAMIPKDVFDSRASAAVGAWLRGGS, encoded by the coding sequence GTGAGCGTCGCCGAGCTCCGCTCCACTCGGGCGACGGTGCGGTCGGGATACCTCGACCCGACCGCACCGGCCGCCGTCCAGATCGAGCCGGGGGATACCGTCCGGTACCTCGACACCTGGACGCACTGGGGGAACGAAGCGGTCTACGGCATGAGCTTCGCCGATCGCGAGCCGCTCCGCCATCGCTATCCGAAAGGCCCCTACTCGATGGTAGGCCCCGTCGAGATCGCCGGGGCGGCGCCCGGGGACGTCGTCGAGTGCGCCGTGCTCGATCTGCGCACCATCGACTGGGGGTGGAACTCGTTCCCGCACGGCGTCGGAGCGTTGCCCGACGATTTCGCCGAGCCCTACGTCCACTACTTCCGTTTCGACGACGCCCGGACGGGCACGGATTACACCCACGGTGTGCGGCTTCCGCTACGACCGATGATCGGTGTGCTCGGGGTCGAACCCGGCGGCGACGAGGTCTCTGCGATCACGGCCGGCCCGTGGGGCGGCAACCTCGTCCTCCCCGAGCTCGGCGTCGGCGCATCCGTGTTCCTCCCGGTCCGCCGCCCCCGAGCGCGCGTCTGGCTCGGCGACATCCATGCGCGCCAGGCGGAAGGCGTCGTCGATCAGACCGGCATCGAGACGGCCGCCGAACGCATCGACATCCGGTACGCGCTCCACCGCCGGGTCCCGCTCGACGCGCCGCTCGTCGAGACGGCCACCCACTGGGTCCGGTTCGGCTTCGCCGACAGCCTCGACGACGCCCTCGTGGCCTGCCTCCGCGGAACGATCGCCTGGCTCGCCGCCGTGACGGACCTCTCGCCCAGTGAGGCGTATGCCCTGTGCAGCATGGCGGTCGACTTCCGCGTGACGCAGTATGCGAACCAGACGGCCTCGGCCTACAGTGCGACGCCGCCCAAGACCGTCCACGCCATGATCCCGAAGGACGTCTTCGACTCCCGCGCCTCCGCGGCGGTCGGCGCGTGGCTCCGGGGAGGATCCTGA
- a CDS encoding nuclear transport factor 2 family protein, translating to MRLTGAERLEIAALIAEADDCATRRDATAYAALFDVGARMTGVQGSVAGRDAIERRVREVWAAEPDATLHLTVTPVVSAEIDDGEATARSALLVVDPTDRRLIAVQRVSHRLVRRGAGWSFVARDIG from the coding sequence ATGCGACTGACCGGAGCCGAGCGGCTCGAGATCGCGGCGCTCATCGCCGAGGCCGACGACTGCGCGACCCGTCGTGACGCGACCGCCTATGCCGCTTTGTTCGACGTCGGTGCGCGGATGACCGGGGTGCAGGGCAGCGTCGCCGGGCGGGACGCCATCGAGCGCCGGGTGAGAGAGGTGTGGGCCGCTGAACCCGACGCGACCCTCCACCTGACGGTGACGCCCGTCGTCTCAGCGGAGATCGACGACGGCGAGGCGACGGCGCGATCCGCCCTCCTGGTCGTGGATCCGACGGATCGGCGTCTGATCGCCGTGCAGCGGGTCAGCCATCGGCTGGTCCGGCGCGGTGCGGGTTGGAGCTTCGTCGCACGCGACATCGGATGA
- a CDS encoding SDR family oxidoreductase: protein MTSASRPIALVTGASRGIGAAIARELGRTHHVLVGGRDDAAVARVVSGLPSAEPYVGELTGDGLPSLPERLDVLVHSAGAEDGGTIEDTDRATWRHLFEVNVFAVAELTRRALPALRRAEGLVVVINSGSGLTSGPGGGPYAASKFAARALADALREEERPNGVRVSSIHPGRVDTDMQRALVAREGHDYDEAYTITPEMVAATVRTVVDLPSAGTVETLSVRPMRRR from the coding sequence ATGACCTCCGCCTCTCGCCCGATCGCCCTCGTCACCGGTGCTTCTCGCGGCATCGGCGCTGCCATCGCCCGCGAGCTCGGGCGCACCCATCACGTCCTGGTCGGAGGCCGGGACGACGCCGCGGTGGCGCGCGTCGTGTCCGGCCTGCCGTCGGCCGAGCCGTACGTGGGGGAGCTCACCGGCGACGGTCTGCCGTCGCTCCCCGAGCGGCTGGATGTGCTCGTGCACTCGGCGGGTGCGGAAGACGGCGGCACGATCGAGGACACCGACCGGGCGACGTGGCGGCACCTGTTCGAAGTGAACGTCTTCGCGGTCGCGGAGCTGACCAGACGCGCCCTGCCGGCGCTGCGGCGAGCCGAGGGGCTCGTCGTGGTGATCAACAGCGGCTCGGGGCTGACGAGCGGACCCGGGGGTGGGCCGTATGCGGCCTCGAAGTTCGCCGCGCGGGCGCTGGCGGATGCGCTGCGGGAGGAGGAGCGGCCGAACGGAGTCCGGGTGAGCAGCATCCACCCCGGCCGCGTCGACACGGACATGCAGCGGGCTCTCGTCGCCCGGGAAGGTCACGACTACGACGAGGCGTACACGATCACGCCGGAGATGGTCGCGGCGACGGTCCGGACCGTGGTCGACCTGCCGTCGGCCGGGACGGTGGAGACGCTCAGCGTGCGGCCGATGCGGCGCCGCTGA
- a CDS encoding Ppx/GppA phosphatase family protein, whose translation MRLGVLDVGSNTIHLLVVDAHPGARPIPAATHKSVLRLMRYITPEGAISDEGCAAVLDAISAAMRVAEQEGIEELLPFATSAIREAANGPTLLERIRTETGVDLQVLSGEDEARLTFLAVRRWSGWSSGSILLLDIGGGSLEIAAGADEYPEIAVSVPLGAGRSTIGFLPDDPPRDDQLDALRDHARTTLAGAVARFPNRRPDEHVIGTSKTIRSLARLAGSTSEGPGGAERIVLRRSDLADWVPRLARMNAESRTALPGITADRTFQIVAGGVVLREAMRAFGVDQLEVVPWALREGVILRYLDHLD comes from the coding sequence ATGCGCCTCGGAGTCCTCGACGTCGGTTCGAACACCATCCACCTCCTCGTCGTCGACGCCCACCCCGGCGCGCGCCCGATCCCCGCCGCCACGCACAAGTCCGTGCTGCGGCTGATGCGATACATCACGCCGGAGGGGGCCATCAGCGACGAGGGCTGCGCCGCCGTCCTCGACGCCATCTCCGCCGCGATGCGCGTGGCCGAGCAGGAGGGCATCGAGGAACTGCTCCCCTTCGCCACCTCCGCCATCCGGGAGGCCGCCAACGGGCCCACGCTGCTCGAACGCATCCGCACCGAGACCGGCGTCGACCTGCAGGTGCTGTCCGGCGAGGACGAGGCGCGGCTGACCTTCCTGGCCGTGCGCCGCTGGTCCGGCTGGTCGTCCGGCAGCATCCTGCTCCTCGACATCGGCGGCGGCTCGCTCGAGATCGCCGCGGGCGCGGACGAGTACCCGGAGATCGCCGTCTCGGTGCCACTCGGCGCCGGCCGCAGCACCATCGGATTCCTCCCCGACGACCCGCCCCGCGACGACCAGCTCGACGCACTCCGCGATCATGCGCGCACCACGCTGGCCGGCGCGGTCGCGAGGTTCCCGAACCGCCGGCCGGACGAGCACGTCATCGGAACGTCGAAGACCATCCGCTCGCTCGCCCGCCTCGCCGGCTCCACGAGCGAGGGCCCGGGCGGCGCCGAGCGCATCGTTCTGCGCCGCAGCGACCTCGCCGACTGGGTGCCGCGGCTGGCGCGAATGAACGCCGAGTCGCGCACGGCCCTACCCGGCATCACCGCCGACCGCACCTTCCAGATCGTCGCGGGGGGCGTGGTCCTCCGCGAGGCGATGCGCGCGTTCGGCGTCGACCAGCTCGAGGTGGTGCCGTGGGCGCTCCGCGAGGGCGTCATCCTCCGCTACCTCGACCATCTCGACTAG
- a CDS encoding siderophore-interacting protein, protein MTLPLSGSRPSRPARSQHVFEVVRTERLTPHLVRVVLGGAAFDAFVGEADPGKLATTDKYVKLLMAKPGLDLQPPYDLDALRAELPPEDVPVRRTYTVRDLDREAKTLTIDFVVHGDEGIAGPWAAAAQPGDLLALSGPGGMYAPVDDPGVEHLLIGDDSALPAVAAGLAGMVAEARGLVLIEVGGAADELELEHPAGVEVRWVHRGSAVAGEPLVEAVRALPEPGGRVQVFAHGERTAMKGVRAVLQGWGLTREEFSLSAYWALGRAEDTFQAEKRLPVGDLFA, encoded by the coding sequence ATGACCCTTCCGCTCTCCGGCTCCCGTCCGTCGCGCCCCGCCCGTTCGCAGCATGTCTTCGAGGTGGTGCGCACCGAACGGCTGACCCCGCACCTGGTGCGCGTGGTGCTCGGAGGTGCGGCCTTCGACGCGTTCGTCGGGGAGGCGGATCCCGGCAAGCTGGCGACGACCGACAAATACGTCAAGCTGCTGATGGCGAAGCCGGGGCTGGACCTGCAGCCGCCGTACGACCTGGACGCGCTGCGGGCCGAGCTGCCGCCGGAGGACGTCCCGGTGCGCCGCACCTACACCGTGCGCGACCTCGACCGGGAGGCGAAGACGCTCACGATCGACTTCGTCGTGCACGGCGACGAGGGGATCGCCGGCCCGTGGGCGGCAGCGGCGCAGCCCGGCGACCTGCTCGCGCTCTCGGGCCCGGGCGGCATGTACGCCCCCGTCGACGACCCCGGAGTGGAGCACCTGCTGATCGGCGACGACAGCGCTCTTCCCGCGGTGGCGGCTGGTCTCGCCGGTATGGTGGCGGAAGCGCGCGGGCTGGTGCTGATCGAGGTCGGGGGAGCGGCGGACGAACTGGAGCTGGAGCATCCCGCCGGGGTGGAGGTGCGCTGGGTGCACCGCGGCTCCGCGGTCGCGGGCGAGCCGCTGGTGGAGGCCGTCCGGGCGCTCCCCGAGCCGGGCGGGCGGGTGCAGGTCTTCGCGCACGGCGAGCGCACGGCGATGAAGGGGGTGCGCGCGGTCCTGCAGGGCTGGGGGCTGACCCGGGAGGAGTTCTCGCTCTCCGCGTACTGGGCGCTGGGTCGTGCCGAGGACACGTTCCAGGCCGAGAAGCGGCTGCCCGTCGGGGACCTGTTCGCCTGA
- a CDS encoding GntR family transcriptional regulator, producing the protein MTFGSVSDRNISAKVADELRDAIQNGRLEPGERLVERKLADSLGVSHIPVREALAKLSEEGLVERTPRRGARVASLTEKELQEITGLRIVLEQYVARSVQTAWSAKSDQALRRIVRQMVAAAEKEQLESLFALDSRFHETLWEMADNRTLLTIASQLRSRINGFLRAANGSLAADELVAHARSHEALVDALASGDPGRAESAMADHVEIAAERINAVSHATDATATDASATV; encoded by the coding sequence ATGACATTCGGGAGCGTGTCCGACCGGAACATCTCGGCCAAAGTCGCCGACGAGCTCCGCGACGCCATCCAGAACGGCCGGCTCGAGCCCGGCGAGCGACTGGTCGAGCGCAAGCTCGCCGACAGCCTCGGCGTCAGCCACATCCCGGTGCGGGAGGCCCTCGCCAAGCTGAGCGAGGAGGGCCTCGTCGAGCGCACCCCGCGCCGCGGAGCCCGGGTCGCGTCGCTCACCGAGAAGGAGCTGCAGGAGATCACCGGCCTGCGCATCGTCCTGGAGCAATACGTGGCCCGCAGCGTGCAGACGGCATGGAGCGCGAAGTCCGACCAGGCCCTGCGCCGCATCGTCCGGCAGATGGTCGCCGCGGCCGAGAAGGAGCAGCTGGAGAGCCTGTTCGCCCTCGACAGCCGATTCCACGAGACCCTGTGGGAGATGGCCGACAACCGCACGCTGCTCACCATCGCCTCGCAGCTGCGCAGCCGCATCAACGGCTTCCTCCGCGCGGCCAACGGCTCCCTCGCCGCCGACGAGCTCGTCGCGCACGCGCGCTCGCACGAGGCCCTCGTCGACGCGCTCGCCAGCGGGGACCCGGGCCGCGCGGAGTCTGCGATGGCCGATCACGTCGAGATCGCCGCCGAGCGCATCAACGCGGTGTCGCACGCCACCGACGCGACCGCGACGGACGCGAGCGCTACGGTCTAG